In one window of Desulfurella amilsii DNA:
- the folK gene encoding 2-amino-4-hydroxy-6-hydroxymethyldihydropteridine diphosphokinase, with protein MKYNNVFLSLGSNISGKKKNIETAFEFIKQNNKISILKLSSIYESPPWGYKNQENFYNQVIEIETNLEPYELLVFVKSIEKKMGRQTAIKWGPRNIDIDILIFSDIIIKGDFLNIPHRFLLNRCFWLVGLNEINEQLNISGKNVWALLEREQDRDLIKIVC; from the coding sequence ATGAAATACAATAATGTCTTTTTAAGTTTGGGTTCAAATATCTCAGGCAAAAAGAAAAATATAGAAACAGCGTTTGAGTTTATTAAGCAAAACAATAAAATAAGCATTTTAAAACTATCGAGTATTTATGAAAGCCCTCCATGGGGCTACAAGAACCAGGAGAATTTTTACAATCAGGTTATAGAAATTGAGACTAATTTAGAGCCATACGAGTTACTGGTATTTGTAAAATCAATAGAAAAAAAAATGGGCAGGCAAACGGCTATAAAATGGGGTCCAAGAAATATAGATATTGACATTTTGATATTTTCGGATATCATAATCAAAGGTGATTTTTTAAATATACCGCATAGGTTTTTGTTAAATAGATGTTTTTGGCTTGTAGGGTTAAATGAGATAAACGAGCAGCTAAACATCTCAGGTAAGAATGTGTGGGCATTGCTTGAGCGCGAACAAGATCGCGACTTAATAAAAATTGTGTGTTAA
- the panB gene encoding 3-methyl-2-oxobutanoate hydroxymethyltransferase translates to MKMTVPKFVGMKSKEKITMITAYDYTQAKIADEAGVDSILVGDSLSMVMQGNNSTLPVSLEEMIYHGKIVKKGINNALLIVDMPFMSYQASLEQALVSAGRILKETLCDAVKLEGGQEFAQTVNKLVTSGIPVVGHLGLTPQSINIFGSYAVRAKTKEQAEKLIQDALSLEQAGAFAVVLEAIPLGIAREITQRLKIPTIGIGAGLHCDGQVLVFHDMLGLFDDFKPKFVKRYAHLKQDAISSIKDYIKEVKNSEFPTLEYSYE, encoded by the coding sequence ATGAAAATGACAGTACCTAAATTTGTTGGGATGAAATCAAAAGAAAAAATAACTATGATTACTGCCTATGACTACACGCAGGCAAAAATTGCAGACGAAGCTGGTGTTGATTCTATATTAGTTGGCGATTCACTAAGTATGGTAATGCAGGGAAACAATTCTACGCTCCCTGTGAGTTTGGAAGAGATGATATACCATGGCAAGATTGTAAAAAAAGGTATAAATAATGCTTTATTGATAGTAGATATGCCTTTTATGAGCTACCAAGCTTCACTTGAGCAAGCTTTAGTAAGTGCTGGCAGAATTCTGAAAGAAACGCTTTGCGATGCAGTCAAACTTGAAGGGGGGCAAGAATTTGCTCAAACCGTTAACAAATTGGTTACAAGCGGCATACCGGTGGTTGGCCATTTAGGTCTAACACCTCAATCAATAAATATTTTTGGTTCATATGCTGTTAGAGCAAAGACTAAGGAGCAAGCGGAAAAACTTATTCAAGATGCGCTTTCGTTAGAGCAAGCAGGTGCATTTGCAGTCGTTTTGGAAGCAATACCTTTAGGGATTGCACGTGAAATTACACAGAGACTCAAAATACCTACAATTGGTATTGGAGCAGGTTTGCACTGTGATGGGCAGGTACTTGTGTTTCATGATATGCTTGGGCTTTTTGATGATTTTAAGCCAAAGTTTGTAAAAAGATATGCCCATTTGAAGCAGGATGCAATAAGTAGTATTAAAGATTATATAAAAGAAGTAAAAAATAGTGAATTTCCCACACTGGAGTATTCTTATGAGTGA
- the aroF gene encoding 3-deoxy-7-phosphoheptulonate synthase translates to MIVIMKKFARDEQIEGVVKKISELGFVSHVSKGSERTVIGVVGEFSKDKLKIDPLSLLSMENGVETVYRVSKPYKLASIENRPEPTTVYVDGVAIGEGKFTVIAGPCSVENHHQMITTTKGVKSAGAKLLRGGAYKPRTNPYTFQGLGEEGLKLLKESKELTGLPIVTEVMNPKDLDLVLEYADVLQIGARSIQNFALLKLVGQTTKPVLLKRGMSTTIEELLMSAEYVMSEGNANVILCERGIRTFETATRNTLDISAVPVLKKLTHLPVIIDPSHAAGKRDYVPALSKAAIAVGADGLIIEVHYKPEIAISDASQQLTIPEFENLMKDLKKIAQVLGKEM, encoded by the coding sequence ATGATAGTGATAATGAAAAAATTTGCAAGGGACGAGCAGATTGAGGGTGTTGTTAAAAAGATTAGTGAACTAGGCTTTGTGAGTCATGTAAGTAAAGGCAGTGAGCGCACTGTAATAGGCGTTGTTGGGGAATTTTCAAAAGATAAACTCAAAATAGATCCTTTATCGTTATTATCTATGGAAAACGGCGTAGAGACAGTTTATAGAGTTTCAAAACCATACAAATTAGCAAGCATAGAAAACAGACCCGAGCCTACGACAGTGTATGTAGATGGTGTTGCTATTGGTGAGGGGAAGTTTACGGTTATCGCAGGTCCGTGTTCTGTGGAAAACCATCATCAAATGATAACTACAACAAAAGGTGTAAAATCAGCTGGCGCAAAATTATTAAGGGGCGGTGCGTATAAGCCTCGAACAAACCCATATACTTTTCAGGGTCTTGGAGAGGAAGGTTTAAAGCTTTTAAAAGAATCTAAAGAATTAACTGGTTTGCCCATTGTGACAGAAGTTATGAACCCAAAAGATCTAGATTTAGTTTTAGAGTATGCTGATGTGTTGCAAATTGGAGCAAGAAGTATACAAAATTTCGCCCTACTTAAACTTGTAGGTCAAACTACAAAGCCAGTTTTACTAAAAAGAGGCATGTCAACGACCATAGAAGAGCTATTGATGAGTGCTGAGTATGTAATGAGTGAAGGCAATGCAAATGTTATACTGTGCGAAAGAGGCATTAGAACATTTGAAACAGCTACGCGAAATACACTTGATATATCTGCAGTGCCGGTTTTGAAAAAATTGACACACCTGCCTGTTATCATTGACCCCTCGCATGCGGCAGGAAAACGAGACTATGTTCCAGCGCTATCAAAAGCGGCTATTGCAGTTGGCGCAGATGGTCTTATTATTGAAGTACACTATAAGCCGGAAATTGCAATTTCAGATGCTTCGCAGCAGCTAACAATACCCGAATTTGAAAACTTAATGAAAGATCTTAAAAAAATAGCGCAAGTTTTAGGAAAAGAAATGTAA
- a CDS encoding potassium channel family protein, whose translation MFSYLLVIYHKLNIVASRNKKQFFQIFVILVIVLALFAYLFSYYEKISFFNSIYWALTTASTVGYGDIVPKNNTGKVIAMGLMIIGVSMIGVFLANLSSIVLDFKLGRFFGTMESHFVKDHIVILGFSDYVKNSLEEILKDNNKNVVLMADIDNNPFSNYNLIFIKGDITIENDIYKTKLANAKLCIVSDSDDSKTLIAAMTVKNLYKDLYIVALVFKKELAKVLRNFGINEVFSSGTFSSKLLVKTTFITGISKFFSQLLDEEFKESLVEKITPDSLINSTFDEAMYKLKNETGELLVGVKRDKENIIINPTEKDFKLSAEDKLLLIGK comes from the coding sequence ATGTTTAGTTATTTACTTGTTATTTATCACAAGTTAAATATTGTAGCATCACGAAATAAAAAGCAATTTTTTCAAATCTTTGTAATTTTAGTTATAGTTTTAGCTTTGTTTGCATATCTTTTTAGCTATTATGAAAAGATTTCATTTTTTAATTCAATTTACTGGGCTTTAACAACCGCTTCAACGGTTGGGTATGGCGATATTGTTCCAAAAAACAATACTGGCAAAGTTATCGCTATGGGATTAATGATAATTGGTGTAAGCATGATTGGTGTTTTTCTTGCCAATTTATCTTCTATTGTGCTGGACTTTAAATTAGGGAGGTTTTTTGGAACAATGGAAAGCCATTTTGTAAAAGATCATATTGTAATTTTGGGTTTTAGCGATTACGTAAAAAATTCTTTGGAGGAAATTCTAAAGGACAATAATAAAAACGTTGTTTTGATGGCAGATATTGATAATAATCCTTTTAGCAATTATAACTTAATATTTATAAAAGGAGATATAACTATAGAGAATGACATTTACAAAACAAAACTTGCCAACGCAAAACTATGTATTGTCTCTGATAGCGATGATTCCAAAACTCTCATAGCTGCTATGACTGTAAAAAATCTTTACAAAGATTTATATATAGTAGCTTTAGTGTTCAAAAAAGAACTAGCAAAAGTATTGAGAAATTTTGGAATTAATGAGGTATTTTCATCAGGAACGTTTTCTAGTAAATTATTGGTTAAGACTACTTTTATAACTGGAATTTCTAAATTCTTTAGCCAACTATTAGATGAAGAGTTTAAAGAATCACTGGTAGAGAAAATAACTCCTGATAGTTTAATAAATTCAACTTTTGATGAGGCCATGTACAAGCTAAAGAATGAAACGGGCGAACTTTTGGTAGGAGTTAAAAGAGACAAAGAAAATATTATTATTAATCCTACCGAAAAAGACTTCAAATTAAGTGCAGAAGATAAACTTTTGCTTATAGGAAAGTAA
- a CDS encoding fumarylacetoacetate hydrolase family protein: protein MKFLRCFYEGKDYHGLLENKSVKLLSNSFLEGDYKILKEVNISNVKILPPVLPSKIIGIGLNYNDHIQEMKDEKPNVPKMFIKPSSTVIATKEPIIYPKHMSKRVDYEGELGVVIGKVCKNISALQAKDYIFGYTIINDVTARDLQSIDGQWTRAKGFDTFAPIGPFIETQVDHMNLKITTKLNGVVKQDSTTSHMIFNVYELVSFISQIMTLYPGDLIASGTPSGVGPVVPGDIVEIEIENIGKLINPVKE from the coding sequence ATGAAATTTTTAAGATGTTTTTATGAGGGAAAAGATTATCATGGTTTACTTGAAAACAAAAGTGTCAAGCTTTTGTCGAATAGTTTTTTAGAAGGCGATTATAAAATCTTAAAAGAAGTTAACATAAGTAATGTAAAAATCTTGCCACCAGTTTTGCCATCAAAAATCATTGGGATTGGTTTAAATTATAACGATCATATTCAAGAAATGAAAGACGAAAAACCCAATGTGCCAAAAATGTTTATAAAGCCTTCAAGCACGGTAATTGCTACCAAAGAGCCTATAATTTATCCAAAACATATGTCAAAGAGGGTAGATTATGAAGGTGAATTGGGTGTGGTAATTGGCAAAGTATGCAAGAATATATCAGCTTTGCAGGCAAAAGATTACATATTTGGCTATACAATAATAAACGATGTAACAGCCAGAGATTTGCAGTCAATCGATGGTCAGTGGACTAGAGCAAAAGGTTTTGATACATTTGCCCCGATAGGTCCTTTTATAGAAACCCAAGTTGATCATATGAATTTAAAAATTACTACTAAGCTAAATGGTGTAGTTAAGCAAGATTCTACAACATCCCATATGATATTCAATGTTTATGAACTTGTTTCGTTTATTTCTCAAATCATGACATTATATCCTGGCGATTTGATAGCATCTGGCACGCCAAGCGGTGTAGGGCCCGTTGTACCTGGTGATATTGTAGAAATCGAAATTGAAAATATAGGAAAATTGATAAATCCCGTGAAGGAGTAG
- a CDS encoding Sua5/YciO/YrdC/YwlC family protein, whose amino-acid sequence MKTIICRDKGSFNYLPYIKNGMIIYPADTIYGLGAYIYNAFANKRIFEIKKRSIQNPFIVLCDMDFVLKNVFVDETALNLLNLGATVILKNKTTLPFYVSKNGKTAYRLAVNPFMVKIVKKIPLTSTSVNVSAKQSINSTKKILQRYFGIVDIIIIGKTRNVASSIVDFENKVILREGYNAEAIKKFLGVV is encoded by the coding sequence ATGAAAACAATTATTTGTAGAGATAAAGGTTCATTTAATTACTTACCTTACATAAAAAATGGCATGATTATTTACCCAGCAGATACCATATACGGCCTTGGTGCTTATATATATAATGCTTTTGCAAATAAACGAATATTTGAAATAAAGAAGCGTTCTATACAAAACCCATTCATTGTACTGTGTGATATGGACTTTGTTTTAAAAAATGTTTTTGTGGATGAAACTGCGCTTAATTTACTAAATCTGGGTGCTACAGTAATTTTAAAAAATAAAACAACATTGCCTTTTTATGTTTCAAAAAATGGAAAAACTGCGTACCGTCTTGCAGTTAATCCTTTTATGGTAAAAATTGTAAAAAAAATTCCTCTAACTTCAACAAGTGTAAATGTATCAGCAAAACAGTCTATAAATTCTACTAAGAAAATATTACAACGCTATTTTGGAATTGTTGATATTATAATAATAGGCAAAACTAGAAATGTAGCATCTAGTATTGTAGATTTTGAAAATAAAGTTATATTAAGAGAAGGCTATAATGCTGAAGCTATTAAAAAATTTTTGGGGGTAGTATGA
- a CDS encoding 4Fe-4S dicluster domain-containing protein → MALFERPKKEKNYAMVIVQDRCVDCKACEVACKAMWEVPDGKLNYRTKVLDIDKVENSERKMIFMPILCNQCDNPPCVWVCPTGASYKRKSDGIVLVTPNMCIGCKACMEACPYDARYYNEELGAVDKCTFCLPRLESGLEPACVQTCVGGSRNFGDLNDPNSVVSKLLKEATNYWVLKPEDGTFPNDFYISNSAKVE, encoded by the coding sequence ATGGCTTTATTTGAAAGACCAAAAAAAGAAAAAAATTACGCAATGGTTATTGTTCAAGATAGATGCGTCGATTGCAAAGCTTGTGAAGTTGCATGCAAAGCAATGTGGGAAGTGCCAGATGGAAAGCTAAACTACCGTACAAAAGTTTTAGATATTGATAAGGTAGAAAATAGTGAGCGCAAAATGATATTTATGCCCATTTTGTGCAATCAATGCGATAATCCACCATGCGTTTGGGTATGCCCAACTGGTGCAAGCTATAAGCGAAAAAGCGATGGTATAGTATTAGTTACACCAAATATGTGTATTGGCTGTAAAGCCTGTATGGAAGCATGTCCATATGATGCAAGATACTATAATGAAGAATTAGGCGCAGTGGATAAATGTACATTCTGCCTACCAAGGCTTGAAAGTGGTCTTGAGCCTGCCTGCGTTCAAACATGCGTTGGTGGCTCTCGAAATTTTGGCGATTTAAATGATCCAAACTCCGTAGTATCAAAACTATTAAAAGAAGCTACAAACTACTGGGTCTTAAAGCCTGAAGACGGTACTTTCCCTAACGATTTCTACATTAGTAACTCTGCAAAAGTTGAATAA
- the panC gene encoding pantoate--beta-alanine ligase, with protein sequence MSEVITSINQMKEFSKKAVLSQKSIGFIPTMGYLHDGHLSLIKKARNENDIIIVSIFVNPLQFAPSEDFNAYPRDFEKDRLSCDQNGVDVIFYPGYEDMYPQDYQTFTEVSFLSKPLEGTSRPTHFKGVTTIVLKLFNIVKPTRAYFGKKDAQQLIIIKKMVEDLNLDVEIVPCEIKRGVDGLALSSRNVYLNAKERAQAICLKKALDKAKELIDAKILDSKTIIQSMRDVINSNDLASIDYISINSIDCLSELNEVVLGKTLISLAVFFGKTRLIDNIWI encoded by the coding sequence ATGAGTGAAGTAATAACTTCGATTAATCAAATGAAAGAATTTTCCAAAAAGGCCGTTTTATCCCAAAAAAGCATAGGTTTTATTCCTACTATGGGCTATCTTCATGATGGTCATTTGTCTTTAATCAAAAAAGCGCGCAATGAAAATGATATTATTATAGTAAGCATTTTTGTAAATCCTTTGCAATTTGCACCAAGCGAAGATTTCAACGCGTACCCGAGAGATTTTGAGAAAGATAGGCTTTCGTGTGACCAAAATGGTGTAGATGTAATATTTTATCCAGGTTATGAAGACATGTATCCTCAAGATTATCAAACATTCACAGAAGTTTCTTTTTTAAGCAAACCGCTTGAGGGCACATCAAGACCAACGCATTTTAAAGGTGTAACAACAATTGTTTTAAAGTTGTTTAATATCGTAAAGCCCACAAGGGCTTACTTTGGCAAGAAAGATGCTCAACAGCTCATTATTATAAAAAAGATGGTTGAAGATTTAAACCTAGATGTAGAAATTGTACCTTGTGAAATTAAAAGGGGTGTTGACGGTTTGGCCTTAAGTTCAAGGAATGTCTATTTAAACGCCAAAGAACGCGCTCAAGCAATTTGCTTAAAAAAAGCGCTTGATAAGGCTAAAGAATTGATTGACGCAAAAATACTTGATTCTAAAACTATTATTCAAAGCATGAGGGATGTAATAAACTCTAATGATTTAGCTAGTATTGACTACATCAGTATAAATTCTATAGATTGTTTGTCTGAGTTAAATGAGGTTGTTTTGGGTAAAACTTTAATATCGCTGGCTGTTTTTTTTGGGAAAACAAGGCTAATAGATAACATATGGATTTAG
- a CDS encoding molybdopterin-containing oxidoreductase family protein, translating into MQIKRRTFLKGALAGSALLSLPLVFDSKADAREELKPYKPDKVTFNFCEMCFWNCTEKVFVNDGKVRKLEGNDKSPLNFGKLCAKGQAGIKTLYDDNRLKTPLIRVGERGEGKWKKVSWEEAFEFAAKKFKEVIDKYGPETIGLEMHGTGEPGIHRLFEVLGGTTNFAIPAYSQCTGSRDVGFYYTFGAALGGHEPFDLSNSRYIIMLGRNETESLHVSELYHFSKAIGNKAKIVYVDPRYTHTAAKADKYLQIKPGTDAAFVLALINVMVTEDLINHDFVDKYTTGYDKLKPHIAKYTPQWAQEQTGIKAEEIIQIAREISSFAPNCIIVPPRRSTRYGDDTQFARAIAIANVLLGNWFQPGGFFKPNKIKVPNADMPDVEESKYAQLAQQKNAANAVLSLTNLPTTTQEIVGVLGLDNILWEAIRTQKPYPIKAMISYATNPLFHTGDSNKVKEAISKLDFYMVVDILPWEHTLYADIVFPESTYLEMYAALKSIGWKYPYVNFREPAVDTIYDTRDIWAIAHGIAKHMGLGEFFPFSDAKGVLYSSLNQMPKDQRDKLLKDGVISLGPIPEDADLSGDIDPKVAYQKMLDAYKKAPFNPYPIALGEDVSFNTGSGKIDIYSDSLAGNSFDPLPNYTPPNKPKKQNEFRLIFGRVAVHTHARTQDNEWLLEHYDDNNVWINPQDAKSINIKDGDKVVLVKGNLKSLYPVKAKVTDKIIQGTVFIVHGWGRFSPYTTRCYEKGVSDAEFCSNDTDPLSGAAAFLNSFVSIEKV; encoded by the coding sequence ATGCAAATTAAAAGAAGAACCTTTCTGAAGGGCGCTTTAGCTGGGTCGGCACTGTTGTCTTTGCCTTTAGTTTTTGATTCAAAAGCTGACGCAAGGGAAGAACTAAAGCCTTACAAGCCTGATAAAGTAACCTTTAACTTTTGTGAAATGTGCTTTTGGAATTGCACAGAGAAAGTTTTTGTAAACGATGGCAAGGTTAGAAAACTTGAAGGTAATGATAAAAGCCCTCTGAATTTTGGTAAATTATGCGCAAAAGGTCAAGCGGGTATTAAAACTCTATACGATGATAATAGACTAAAAACCCCCTTGATCAGAGTTGGTGAAAGGGGCGAAGGTAAATGGAAGAAGGTTTCATGGGAAGAGGCATTTGAGTTCGCTGCAAAAAAATTCAAAGAAGTAATAGATAAATACGGTCCAGAAACAATTGGGCTTGAAATGCACGGCACAGGTGAGCCTGGAATCCACAGGCTATTTGAAGTTTTGGGCGGTACGACAAACTTTGCTATACCTGCATACTCTCAGTGCACAGGCTCACGAGATGTAGGCTTTTATTATACATTTGGTGCAGCTCTTGGTGGACATGAGCCATTTGATTTATCAAACAGCAGATACATTATAATGCTTGGTAGAAATGAGACGGAGTCGCTTCATGTGAGCGAGCTTTATCACTTTTCAAAAGCCATTGGTAATAAGGCAAAAATAGTCTATGTTGATCCAAGGTATACTCATACTGCAGCAAAAGCTGATAAATATTTACAGATTAAACCAGGCACAGATGCTGCTTTTGTTTTGGCTCTTATAAATGTTATGGTAACAGAAGATCTAATTAACCACGATTTTGTAGATAAATATACAACGGGCTATGATAAACTGAAGCCACACATAGCAAAATACACCCCACAGTGGGCTCAAGAGCAAACTGGCATCAAAGCAGAAGAAATCATCCAGATTGCAAGAGAGATTTCTTCTTTTGCGCCAAACTGTATCATAGTTCCCCCAAGAAGGTCCACAAGGTATGGTGATGATACGCAATTTGCAAGAGCTATTGCCATAGCAAACGTACTGCTTGGTAACTGGTTTCAGCCAGGTGGCTTTTTCAAACCAAATAAGATTAAAGTTCCAAATGCCGATATGCCAGATGTAGAAGAATCAAAATATGCCCAGCTAGCCCAGCAAAAAAATGCAGCAAATGCCGTTTTATCGCTCACAAACCTTCCAACTACTACACAAGAGATTGTAGGCGTGCTTGGGCTTGATAATATCTTATGGGAAGCAATTAGAACCCAAAAACCATACCCAATCAAGGCAATGATAAGCTATGCTACAAATCCATTATTCCATACTGGTGACTCTAACAAAGTAAAAGAAGCGATTAGCAAACTTGATTTCTATATGGTTGTAGATATTTTACCATGGGAACATACGCTTTATGCTGATATAGTATTTCCCGAATCTACGTATCTTGAAATGTATGCTGCGCTCAAATCTATAGGTTGGAAGTATCCATATGTTAACTTTAGAGAACCAGCAGTAGATACGATTTATGACACACGAGATATTTGGGCAATAGCACACGGTATTGCAAAACATATGGGGCTTGGTGAATTTTTTCCATTCAGTGATGCAAAAGGTGTACTATACAGTTCACTCAACCAAATGCCAAAAGATCAAAGAGATAAACTGCTCAAAGACGGTGTGATCTCACTTGGGCCTATACCAGAAGATGCTGATTTAAGCGGTGATATCGATCCAAAGGTAGCTTATCAAAAAATGCTCGATGCATACAAAAAAGCACCATTCAATCCATACCCGATTGCTTTAGGTGAAGATGTAAGCTTCAACACTGGCAGTGGGAAAATTGATATTTACAGCGATTCTCTTGCTGGAAATAGTTTTGATCCACTACCAAACTATACACCACCAAACAAACCAAAAAAACAAAATGAGTTTAGGCTTATTTTTGGCAGAGTAGCAGTACATACTCATGCAAGAACGCAGGATAACGAATGGCTGCTTGAGCATTATGATGACAACAACGTGTGGATTAACCCCCAAGATGCAAAATCAATAAATATAAAAGATGGTGATAAGGTAGTATTGGTTAAAGGTAACCTCAAATCACTCTACCCCGTCAAAGCTAAAGTCACTGATAAAATAATACAAGGCACGGTATTTATAGTACACGGATGGGGAAGATTTTCTCCATATACAACAAGATGCTACGAAAAAGGTGTTTCAGATGCTGAATTTTGCTCAAACGACACTGATCCTTTGAGTGGCGCCGCAGCTTTTCTGAATTCATTTGTTAGCATTGAGAAGGTATAA
- a CDS encoding LL-diaminopimelate aminotransferase, whose protein sequence is MFKLSERIEKLPPYLFAEIDRLKQEVKQRGIEIIDLGIGDPDIPTPKQIIEVAQKALENPANHQYPSYEGSFEFREAVAHWYKDRFDVDLDPSSECLALIGSKEGIAHLPFAFVDEGDYTLVPDPGYPVYTTSTMFAGGMVYKMPLLKKNGFLPDLDAIDKSVLNKTKIMFVNYPNNPTSAIATKDFYNRVVELALKYGFLVASDNAYSEIYYDNYKPMSFLEVDGAKEVAIELHSFSKTFNMTGWRIGFAVGNKEGIYGLGKIKTNVDSGVFTALQQAGIFALNNYKTLNEPIRKIFQERKNQMTQALKKANFDFEEPLATFYFWVKVPNGYTSKDFAKKLLEEKGIVVTPGVGFGEYGEGYFRISITNPNIQKAVDAIRSL, encoded by the coding sequence ATGTTTAAATTATCAGAGAGGATTGAAAAATTACCACCTTACCTATTTGCTGAAATTGATAGGCTTAAGCAGGAGGTAAAGCAAAGAGGCATTGAAATTATAGATTTAGGCATAGGAGACCCTGACATACCCACACCAAAACAAATAATTGAAGTTGCTCAAAAAGCTTTAGAAAACCCCGCAAACCATCAGTACCCCTCTTATGAAGGCAGTTTTGAGTTTAGAGAGGCTGTAGCCCACTGGTACAAAGATAGATTTGATGTGGATTTGGATCCAAGCAGTGAATGTCTTGCATTGATTGGCTCAAAAGAAGGTATTGCGCATCTTCCGTTTGCATTTGTAGATGAAGGCGACTACACGCTTGTGCCAGATCCAGGCTATCCAGTTTACACAACATCCACGATGTTTGCAGGTGGTATGGTATATAAGATGCCGCTATTGAAAAAAAATGGTTTCTTGCCAGATCTTGATGCAATTGATAAAAGCGTTCTAAATAAAACAAAAATAATGTTTGTCAATTATCCAAATAACCCCACAAGTGCTATTGCAACAAAAGACTTTTACAATAGGGTTGTTGAGCTTGCGCTAAAGTACGGCTTTTTGGTGGCATCGGATAATGCGTATTCGGAAATTTATTATGATAATTACAAACCAATGAGTTTTTTAGAAGTGGATGGAGCTAAAGAAGTTGCTATAGAGCTACATTCATTTTCAAAAACATTCAATATGACAGGCTGGAGAATAGGTTTTGCAGTTGGGAACAAAGAAGGTATTTATGGGCTTGGAAAAATAAAGACAAATGTGGATTCTGGTGTATTTACAGCATTACAGCAAGCGGGTATTTTTGCACTCAATAACTATAAAACGCTAAATGAGCCAATAAGAAAAATTTTTCAAGAGCGCAAAAATCAAATGACCCAAGCCCTAAAGAAAGCAAATTTTGATTTTGAGGAGCCGCTTGCAACATTCTATTTTTGGGTGAAAGTGCCAAATGGCTACACTTCTAAAGACTTTGCCAAAAAATTGCTTGAAGAAAAAGGTATTGTTGTAACACCCGGTGTAGGGTTTGGCGAGTACGGGGAGGGTTACTTTAGAATAAGTATAACAAACCCAAACATTCAAAAAGCCGTTGATGCAATAAGATCACTATGA
- a CDS encoding DedA family protein — MEISELTTYIQKYGLLFVFIFTFLETVAFASLIIPGETVIVIAGMMASKGYIKIDYLFVVVIISAFLGYLTSYLLGSYFGDIIIRKKLLKDKYYKPTQYFFDKYGGISVLFSRFLSLLRSFTALVAGMSKMNFITFLIFDAIGAVLWSIFYVYLGYFLGLQFQEVEKYLGIIGIIMLIGGILVLYIFYKYKSKRR, encoded by the coding sequence ATGGAAATATCTGAGCTAACAACCTACATTCAAAAATATGGTTTACTCTTTGTATTTATTTTTACCTTTTTAGAAACTGTCGCATTTGCAAGCCTTATAATACCAGGCGAAACTGTGATTGTAATAGCAGGCATGATGGCTTCAAAAGGATACATAAAAATTGATTATCTTTTTGTTGTTGTTATAATTTCAGCATTTCTAGGCTATTTAACAAGCTATCTTTTGGGAAGCTACTTTGGTGATATTATCATAAGAAAAAAACTGTTAAAAGATAAATACTATAAGCCTACACAATACTTTTTTGACAAATATGGTGGTATATCTGTTTTATTTAGCAGATTCTTGTCACTTCTGAGAAGTTTTACTGCTCTTGTCGCCGGTATGTCAAAAATGAATTTTATTACATTTCTCATTTTCGATGCAATAGGTGCTGTCTTGTGGAGTATTTTTTATGTGTATCTGGGCTATTTTCTAGGTTTGCAGTTTCAAGAAGTTGAAAAATACCTTGGTATAATTGGCATAATTATGCTTATTGGTGGAATTTTGGTTTTGTACATTTTTTATAAATACAAATCAAAAAGGAGGTAA
- the panD gene encoding aspartate 1-decarboxylase, with translation MLRNMLIGKIHRATVTQADLHYIGSITIDEDLMEAANMKEYEYVHIWNIDNGERFQTYTIKGKRGSGVICLNGAAARKVAVGDKIIIAAFGLVDDRQADAIVPKVVIVDKDNKIVEKYEGV, from the coding sequence ATGCTTAGAAATATGCTTATTGGTAAAATTCATAGAGCTACAGTTACTCAGGCGGATTTGCACTATATAGGTAGTATTACAATAGATGAAGACTTAATGGAAGCTGCAAACATGAAGGAGTACGAGTATGTGCACATATGGAATATAGATAACGGTGAGAGGTTTCAAACCTACACGATAAAAGGCAAAAGGGGCTCTGGCGTGATCTGCTTAAATGGTGCAGCAGCGCGTAAAGTAGCGGTAGGTGACAAAATAATTATAGCCGCATTTGGTTTAGTGGATGATAGGCAAGCAGATGCTATTGTGCCAAAAGTAGTAATAGTTGACAAAGATAATAAAATTGTAGAAAAGTACGAAGGCGTTTAA